The following proteins are co-located in the Imtechella halotolerans genome:
- the nadE gene encoding NAD(+) synthase yields the protein MQIENVASYITDWLTNYASKNHLKGFVIGISGGIDSAVTSTLCARTGLPTLCLEMPIHQPPSHVSRSKEHIDFLSQHFSNITSHTIELTSTFESFKQAMYPVGNNLHLDLTLANTRARLRMVTLYYYAGLHGYIVVGTGNKIEDFGVGFYTKYGDGGVDISPIADLMKSEVYALGHYLGVPDSILKAKPSDGLFGDDRSDEDQLGATYDELEWAMNQVFLGKKVDDFTGRNQEVFLIYSRLNKINQHKMNPIPVCLIPNHLKNS from the coding sequence ATGCAAATAGAAAATGTAGCCAGCTACATAACAGATTGGTTGACTAATTATGCTTCCAAAAACCATTTAAAAGGTTTTGTAATAGGTATATCAGGAGGGATAGATTCAGCAGTTACTTCAACTCTTTGTGCACGTACAGGACTTCCGACGCTTTGCCTGGAAATGCCAATACATCAACCACCAAGTCATGTTTCAAGATCCAAAGAACACATTGATTTCCTCTCACAACATTTTTCAAATATTACCTCACATACAATTGAACTCACCTCTACATTTGAGTCCTTTAAACAGGCCATGTATCCGGTTGGAAACAATCTTCATTTAGATCTCACATTGGCTAACACACGAGCACGACTTAGGATGGTAACTTTATACTACTATGCAGGTTTACATGGATATATTGTTGTTGGAACAGGGAATAAAATAGAAGATTTTGGAGTAGGTTTTTATACTAAATACGGTGACGGCGGCGTTGACATAAGTCCAATCGCAGATCTGATGAAGAGTGAAGTATATGCACTTGGTCATTATCTAGGAGTTCCCGACAGCATTTTAAAAGCGAAGCCTTCGGATGGGCTTTTTGGTGACGATCGCAGTGACGAAGACCAATTAGGTGCGACCTATGATGAATTAGAATGGGCAATGAACCAAGTTTTCCTAGGTAAAAAAGTAGACGATTTTACTGGAAGAAACCAAGAGGTTTTTCTGATTTATAGCCGTCTTAATAAAATCAATCAACACAAGATGAATCCAATCCCCGTTTGCTTGATACCAAATCACCTAAAAAACAGCTAA
- a CDS encoding response regulator: MIRVLIADNHPIVLHGIKAFLKSNSEIEVVASAVTTTEMFNYLDQNPVDLVLLEMDIPEINGITALRKLKKDHPNVRVLMFSAQPEDVYAISTLRAGASGYLSKKSALTELSDAITKVAHGGMFITNELAQRLAFDESTNKPRRFFRKLSTREVEVLKLLAQGKRNKFVAEELGLNEKTVSTYKARLMRKLNVDNMVDMLQQAKALELF; this comes from the coding sequence ATGATTAGAGTATTAATAGCAGACAACCATCCAATTGTTCTGCATGGAATCAAGGCATTCCTAAAATCCAACTCAGAAATTGAGGTAGTAGCATCAGCGGTTACCACTACCGAGATGTTTAACTATCTCGATCAAAATCCTGTAGACTTGGTATTGTTAGAAATGGACATCCCTGAAATCAATGGGATCACAGCGCTACGTAAACTTAAGAAAGATCATCCTAATGTTCGCGTACTTATGTTTAGTGCCCAACCGGAAGACGTATATGCAATTAGTACATTACGTGCAGGAGCATCAGGTTATTTATCTAAAAAATCGGCACTTACCGAATTAAGTGATGCCATAACCAAAGTGGCTCATGGAGGTATGTTTATCACCAATGAATTGGCCCAACGCTTGGCATTTGATGAAAGCACGAATAAACCTCGTCGCTTTTTCAGAAAATTATCAACTCGAGAGGTGGAAGTATTAAAACTATTGGCACAAGGAAAACGTAATAAGTTTGTTGCTGAAGAACTTGGTTTAAACGAAAAAACCGTAAGTACTTACAAAGCTAGATTAATGCGTAAACTTAACGTTGATAACATGGTAGACATGCTACAACAGGCCAAAGCTCTCGAACTATTTTAA
- the dnaG gene encoding DNA primase produces MISKSTIDKVFDVARLEEVIGDFVHLKRSGSNFKGLSPFTDESTPSFMVSPVKQIWKDFSSGKGGNVVAFLMEHEHFTYPEAIRYLAKKYQIEIEETEVSTEEKVQANERESMYLVSEFAQQYFQDILIRHEKGKAIGLSYFKERGFTEDTIKKFKLGYSLDEWEAFTKEAIKNGYKLDYLERTGLTIVKENRQFDRFKGRVMFPIHSMSGRVLGFGGRILLTDKKAAKYMNSPESEIYHKSKVLYGIYHAKQSIAKEDNCYLVEGYTDVIQLHQRGIENVVASSGTALTSEQIRLINRLTKNITVLFDGDAAGLRASLRGIDLILEQGMNVKVCSFPQGEDPDSFARKNAYEDLVLYLEGNSRDFISFKASLLMEDSGNDPIRKADTIRDMVQSISKIPDRIQREVYVQECARIMQISEDVLFNTLAQLGKKNLDEANKTFKKDQKAFEVVRNEKTIEKVDRLQVLEYALIKHLLLYGSAKCEFDDVILKTDDSGELQEEHVVQNLKVYEKIFLELQQDEIELNNVVFKKLYHKVMAKFQQELDFELSDFMRELEPELAAEVSTIAMEEERQSLHDWSRKDIFIKDKMIVIKDSIPEIILNMRGFLIDEIIKGLMSKTEHKKEGNQEILEEIINYLQLKKILSKRLNRVI; encoded by the coding sequence GTGATTTCAAAAAGTACCATAGATAAAGTTTTTGATGTAGCTCGACTAGAAGAAGTTATTGGCGATTTTGTTCATTTGAAGCGTTCAGGTTCTAATTTTAAAGGTCTTAGCCCATTTACAGATGAGAGTACACCGAGCTTTATGGTGTCCCCAGTTAAACAAATATGGAAGGATTTTAGTAGTGGAAAAGGTGGAAATGTTGTGGCTTTTCTTATGGAGCATGAGCATTTTACCTATCCTGAGGCCATTCGCTATCTGGCTAAAAAGTATCAGATTGAGATTGAGGAAACTGAGGTTTCTACGGAAGAAAAGGTACAAGCCAATGAACGAGAAAGTATGTATCTGGTTTCTGAATTTGCTCAACAGTACTTCCAGGATATTCTTATTAGGCATGAGAAAGGAAAGGCCATTGGCCTTAGTTATTTTAAAGAACGAGGTTTTACTGAAGACACCATCAAAAAGTTTAAACTTGGTTACTCATTGGATGAATGGGAGGCATTTACCAAAGAGGCAATTAAAAATGGTTATAAACTTGACTACTTAGAAAGAACAGGTCTAACAATAGTAAAGGAAAATAGACAGTTTGATCGTTTTAAAGGTAGAGTTATGTTTCCTATACACTCGATGAGTGGGCGTGTTCTAGGATTTGGCGGCCGGATTCTTCTGACCGATAAAAAGGCTGCAAAATATATGAATTCTCCTGAGAGTGAAATTTACCATAAAAGTAAGGTGCTTTATGGTATTTATCATGCTAAACAATCCATAGCAAAGGAAGATAATTGCTATTTGGTTGAAGGATATACAGACGTCATTCAGTTACATCAAAGGGGAATAGAGAATGTGGTTGCCTCAAGTGGTACGGCTCTTACTTCTGAACAAATTCGTCTTATTAACCGACTTACAAAAAACATTACAGTACTTTTTGATGGCGATGCGGCCGGATTAAGAGCTTCCCTAAGAGGTATTGACCTTATTCTTGAGCAGGGTATGAATGTGAAGGTATGTTCTTTTCCGCAAGGCGAAGATCCAGATAGTTTTGCACGTAAAAATGCCTATGAGGATTTGGTACTCTATTTAGAGGGAAATTCACGCGATTTCATAAGTTTTAAAGCTTCGCTTTTAATGGAGGATTCTGGAAATGATCCAATTCGAAAGGCGGATACTATTAGGGATATGGTCCAAAGTATTTCTAAAATTCCTGATAGAATACAGCGAGAGGTCTATGTACAGGAATGTGCTAGGATTATGCAGATATCTGAAGATGTACTGTTTAACACTCTTGCTCAATTGGGTAAAAAAAATCTCGATGAAGCGAATAAAACCTTCAAGAAAGATCAAAAGGCATTTGAAGTTGTTCGGAACGAAAAAACAATTGAAAAAGTAGATCGATTGCAAGTTCTTGAATATGCGCTAATTAAGCACTTATTATTATATGGATCTGCTAAGTGTGAATTTGATGATGTGATATTAAAAACTGATGACTCTGGAGAGCTTCAGGAGGAACATGTTGTTCAGAATTTAAAGGTGTATGAAAAGATTTTCCTAGAATTACAACAGGATGAAATTGAGCTTAATAATGTGGTATTTAAAAAACTTTATCATAAGGTAATGGCTAAGTTTCAACAAGAGTTGGATTTTGAGCTTTCTGATTTTATGCGGGAATTAGAGCCTGAACTAGCTGCTGAAGTGTCAACTATTGCTATGGAAGAGGAGCGACAATCACTACATGACTGGAGTCGAAAGGATATTTTTATTAAAGATAAAATGATAGTAATTAAGGACTCTATTCCTGAAATAATTCTCAATATGAGAGGTTTTCTTATTGATGAAATTATAAAGGGACTAATGTCTAAAACTGAACATAAAAAAGAAGGTAATCAAGAAATCTTAGAAGAAATCATCAATTACCTTCAGCTTAAGAAAATTCTTTCGAAGCGGCTAAACCGCGTCATTTGA
- a CDS encoding RNA polymerase sigma factor, whose amino-acid sequence MKNFLKVITLHIDENKLIRNAIRGHRESQQKLFQSYSPKMLSVCRYYIKDIHYAEDVMVGAFFKVFKHLEYYKGEGSFEGWIRKITIRECLTFLRDRKQFIFLEDNSYESTNELSEEMSIELEVEDIQTLIDSLPLGYKTVFLMYAIEGYSHKEIAAYLKITESTSKSQLFKARRLLQEQINNLKIKDNENKSFG is encoded by the coding sequence ATGAAGAATTTTTTGAAGGTTATTACGCTTCATATCGATGAGAACAAACTCATAAGAAATGCAATTAGAGGGCATCGCGAGTCACAGCAAAAGCTGTTTCAGTCTTATTCCCCTAAAATGCTTAGTGTGTGTAGATATTATATCAAAGACATTCATTATGCGGAAGATGTTATGGTAGGTGCTTTTTTTAAAGTGTTTAAACATTTAGAATATTACAAAGGGGAAGGTAGCTTTGAGGGATGGATCCGAAAAATTACCATAAGAGAATGTTTGACTTTTTTGAGAGATAGAAAGCAGTTCATTTTTCTTGAAGACAATAGTTATGAATCTACTAATGAACTATCAGAAGAAATGTCTATTGAGTTAGAGGTTGAAGATATTCAGACACTCATTGACTCACTCCCCTTGGGATATAAAACTGTTTTTTTGATGTATGCGATTGAAGGATATTCACACAAGGAAATAGCAGCCTATTTGAAAATTACTGAGAGTACATCAAAATCTCAGCTTTTTAAAGCGAGAAGGCTACTTCAAGAACAAATAAACAACTTAAAAATAAAGGACAATGAAAACAAATCCTTTGGATAA
- a CDS encoding polyprenyl synthetase family protein, producing the protein MKIVEQIKAPIHHEMELFERKFYESMSSKVALLNRITHYIVNRKGKQMRPMFVFLVSKMVSGGTCNERTYRGASVIELIHTATLVHDDVVDDSNRRRGFFSINALWKNKIAVLVGDYLLSKGLLLSIDNDDFDLLKIISVAVREMSEGELLQIEKARRLDITEDVYYEIIRQKTATLIAACCSLGACSVKPGSVDVENMRKFGELIGMAFQIKDDLFDYTDGPIGKPTGIDIKEQKMTLPLIYALNNCTDKERKWLINSVKNHNKDSKRVKEIIAFVKAQGGLSYAESKMVSFQKEAMELLNTYQDSEFKEALQLMVNYVIERKK; encoded by the coding sequence TTGAAAATAGTAGAACAAATCAAAGCGCCTATACATCATGAAATGGAACTTTTTGAAAGAAAGTTCTATGAGTCGATGTCTTCTAAAGTAGCCCTACTTAATCGAATAACCCATTATATTGTAAACCGAAAAGGCAAACAAATGCGACCTATGTTCGTTTTTTTGGTGTCTAAGATGGTTTCAGGAGGAACTTGCAATGAGCGTACTTATAGAGGGGCTTCCGTAATAGAATTGATTCATACGGCTACCTTAGTTCATGATGATGTAGTGGATGACAGTAATAGAAGAAGAGGCTTTTTTTCAATCAATGCGCTTTGGAAAAATAAAATTGCGGTCCTGGTTGGTGATTACTTATTGTCTAAGGGCTTATTACTATCAATTGATAACGACGATTTTGATCTATTAAAAATCATTTCCGTTGCTGTCCGTGAAATGAGCGAAGGTGAATTACTTCAAATAGAGAAGGCTCGTAGACTGGATATTACAGAAGACGTGTACTATGAAATTATCCGACAAAAAACCGCTACTTTGATTGCTGCTTGTTGCAGTCTAGGGGCTTGCTCAGTTAAGCCCGGATCAGTTGACGTGGAAAATATGCGCAAATTTGGCGAATTGATAGGGATGGCATTTCAAATTAAAGATGATCTATTTGATTATACTGATGGACCTATTGGTAAACCGACTGGAATAGATATTAAAGAACAAAAAATGACCTTGCCTTTAATATATGCGCTTAATAATTGTACAGATAAAGAGCGTAAATGGCTTATCAATTCTGTTAAAAATCATAATAAAGATAGTAAGCGGGTAAAGGAAATTATTGCCTTTGTGAAGGCGCAAGGCGGACTGTCCTATGCAGAATCAAAGATGGTTTCTTTCCAAAAGGAAGCCATGGAACTTTTGAATACGTATCAAGATTCCGAATTTAAAGAGGCGCTTCAGCTTATGGTTAATTATGTTATAGAGCGTAAAAAGTAG
- the rlmN gene encoding 23S rRNA (adenine(2503)-C(2))-methyltransferase RlmN — MITSKKDIRALTKVQLRDFFESKGDKAFRGNQVYEWLWSKGAHSFSSMTNLSKDTREMLEENFVINHIKVDQMQRSNDGTIKNAVRLHDDLIVESVLIPTETRTTACVSSQVGCSLDCKFCATSRLKRMRNLNPDEIYDQVVAIDNESRLYFDRPLSNIVFMGMGEPLMNYNNVLKAIDKITSSEGLGMSPKRITVSTSGVPKMIRKMADDEVKFKLAVSLHSAIDEVRTSIMPFNENFPLSELREALEYWYSKTKSRITYEYVVWKGINDSKRDVDALVKFCRFAPSKVNLIEYNPIDEGEFQQASDQAIQLYVSTLEQSGITVTVRRSRGKDIDAACGQLANKS, encoded by the coding sequence ATGATAACATCTAAAAAGGACATACGGGCACTTACCAAAGTACAATTACGTGATTTTTTTGAATCTAAAGGTGATAAGGCCTTTAGGGGTAATCAAGTATATGAATGGTTATGGAGTAAAGGGGCACATTCCTTTAGTAGTATGACTAACCTTTCTAAGGATACTAGGGAAATGCTTGAAGAAAACTTTGTAATTAATCATATCAAAGTCGATCAAATGCAGCGTAGCAATGATGGAACTATTAAGAATGCTGTTCGGCTTCATGATGATTTAATTGTTGAATCAGTTTTAATACCTACTGAAACCCGAACTACCGCATGTGTTTCTAGTCAGGTGGGTTGTAGTTTGGATTGTAAGTTTTGTGCTACTTCTAGACTGAAACGCATGAGAAACTTAAATCCTGATGAAATTTACGATCAGGTAGTTGCCATCGATAACGAGAGTCGCTTATATTTTGATAGACCGCTGAGCAATATAGTTTTTATGGGAATGGGAGAACCCTTAATGAACTATAATAATGTACTTAAGGCAATTGATAAGATAACCTCTTCTGAGGGTTTAGGAATGTCTCCTAAACGCATTACCGTATCAACTTCCGGAGTTCCTAAAATGATCAGGAAAATGGCAGATGATGAAGTGAAATTTAAATTAGCTGTTTCGCTACATTCTGCAATTGATGAAGTGAGAACTTCTATTATGCCTTTTAATGAAAATTTTCCTTTGTCAGAACTGCGTGAAGCATTAGAATATTGGTATAGCAAGACCAAAAGTAGAATAACCTATGAGTATGTTGTTTGGAAAGGAATAAATGACAGTAAAAGGGATGTGGATGCATTGGTTAAATTTTGCAGATTTGCTCCTTCCAAGGTGAATCTAATAGAATATAATCCAATAGATGAAGGAGAATTTCAACAAGCCAGTGATCAGGCTATCCAATTGTATGTTTCTACCTTAGAGCAAAGTGGAATTACAGTAACTGTAAGACGTTCACGAGGAAAAGATATTGATGCGGCTTGTGGACAATTAGCTAATAAATCATAA
- the queA gene encoding tRNA preQ1(34) S-adenosylmethionine ribosyltransferase-isomerase QueA, translated as MKLSHFNFDLPKELLAEYPSENRDEARLMVVDRKTKTIEHRLFKDIIEYFDEGDVMVLNDTKVFPARLYGNKEKTGARIEVFLLRELNAEQRLWDVLVDPARKIRIGNKLYFGDDESLVAEVIDNTTSRGRTLRFLYDGSYEEFRNKLTELGETPLPKYISRNVEPEDEERYQTIYAKHEGAVAAPTAGLHFSKHLLKRLEIKGIDFAEITLHVGLGTFNPVEVEDLSKHKMDSEELVITPRACDVVNKAKKGKGKVCAIGTTVMRGLESSVSSEKTLNPYEGWTNKFIFPPYDFSIADCMVTNFHTPKSTLLMMVSAFAGHDLIKKAYAEAVKEGYKFYSYGDAMLIL; from the coding sequence ATGAAGTTATCTCATTTTAATTTTGATTTACCTAAAGAGTTGCTGGCCGAGTATCCGAGTGAAAATCGCGATGAAGCTAGATTAATGGTGGTAGACCGTAAAACAAAGACAATTGAACATCGTCTTTTTAAAGATATTATAGAATATTTTGATGAAGGAGATGTAATGGTGCTTAATGATACAAAAGTATTTCCGGCAAGGCTTTACGGTAATAAGGAGAAAACTGGAGCTCGAATTGAGGTATTCTTATTGCGTGAACTTAATGCAGAGCAACGTCTTTGGGATGTGCTTGTTGATCCTGCTCGTAAAATTAGGATAGGCAATAAGCTTTATTTTGGAGATGATGAGAGTCTAGTTGCTGAGGTAATTGACAATACGACTTCACGTGGTCGTACATTACGTTTTCTATACGATGGGTCTTATGAAGAATTCCGAAATAAGCTTACAGAACTTGGAGAAACACCTCTTCCAAAATATATTTCACGTAATGTTGAACCTGAGGACGAGGAACGATATCAGACGATTTATGCCAAGCATGAGGGTGCAGTAGCAGCACCTACCGCGGGATTACATTTTTCCAAGCACCTGTTAAAGCGTTTGGAAATCAAAGGCATTGACTTTGCGGAAATTACACTGCATGTTGGCTTGGGCACTTTTAATCCAGTTGAAGTGGAAGATCTTTCTAAGCACAAAATGGATAGTGAAGAGTTGGTTATAACACCTAGAGCTTGTGATGTTGTAAATAAAGCAAAAAAGGGAAAAGGAAAGGTTTGTGCTATAGGAACCACAGTTATGAGAGGGCTGGAGAGTTCAGTTTCTTCTGAAAAAACATTAAATCCTTATGAGGGGTGGACTAATAAGTTTATTTTCCCTCCATATGACTTTAGCATCGCTGATTGTATGGTTACTAATTTTCATACACCGAAATCTACCTTGTTAATGATGGTTTCAGCGTTTGCGGGACATGATTTAATTAAAAAGGCATATGCGGAGGCGGTGAAGGAGGGATATAAGTTTTATTCGTACGGAGACGCCATGCTCATTCTGTAA
- a CDS encoding 3-phosphoshikimate 1-carboxyvinyltransferase, with protein MKLHLFSQNTHIQQSITITGSKSESNRLLLLQALFPQLSIENVSNSDDACVMDEGLSIKEGVVDIHHAGTAMRFLTAFFAMQEGRSVILTGSKRMKERPIGILVDALRQLGADISFTQDEGYPPLQIEGRRLDESRVVMAANVSSQYISALLLIASRLPNGLELILEGDITSVPYIEMTLSLLNEIGVDTSFNGNIIRVMPLMNEPESKKLVVESDWSSASYFYSIVSICQLGTQVRLSSYKSNSLQGDSVLASIYQQFGVTTEFEDNQVVLTKTSEKLQLHFEYDLTHAPDIAQTIAVSCFALGIGCSLSGLHTLKIKETDRLEALKVELSKLGAQIDVTNSELFLKPSLTIKSEVTIDTYNDHRMAMAFAPLALKVPLYINDAEVVSKSYPDFWRDMEQIGFLISEQ; from the coding sequence TTGAAATTACACCTTTTTTCCCAAAACACACATATACAGCAATCGATTACCATAACGGGTTCTAAAAGTGAAAGTAACAGATTATTGCTTTTACAGGCGCTGTTTCCTCAACTTTCTATTGAAAATGTTTCTAATTCCGATGATGCTTGTGTCATGGATGAAGGACTCTCCATTAAGGAAGGTGTGGTAGATATTCATCATGCCGGTACTGCTATGAGATTCCTTACAGCCTTTTTTGCGATGCAAGAGGGGCGAAGTGTAATACTTACTGGGTCGAAGCGAATGAAAGAAAGGCCAATTGGTATCTTGGTAGATGCATTACGCCAATTAGGGGCTGATATTTCATTTACTCAGGATGAAGGTTATCCTCCATTGCAAATAGAAGGTAGACGCTTAGATGAAAGTAGGGTTGTTATGGCGGCCAATGTAAGCTCCCAATATATATCAGCATTATTGTTAATTGCCTCTCGTCTTCCGAATGGTTTAGAGCTTATTTTAGAAGGAGATATTACATCAGTTCCTTATATCGAAATGACGTTGTCATTGCTTAATGAAATAGGAGTCGATACCTCATTTAATGGAAATATCATAAGGGTAATGCCTTTAATGAATGAACCAGAATCAAAAAAATTGGTAGTAGAATCTGATTGGAGTTCTGCTTCTTATTTTTATAGTATTGTTTCTATTTGTCAGCTTGGTACTCAAGTACGTTTGTCAAGTTATAAAAGTAATAGCTTACAAGGAGATTCTGTTCTAGCTTCAATTTATCAGCAGTTTGGAGTGACTACTGAATTTGAAGACAATCAAGTGGTTTTGACCAAAACTTCTGAGAAATTGCAACTTCATTTTGAATATGATCTAACTCATGCTCCTGATATAGCTCAGACAATTGCAGTTAGTTGTTTTGCATTAGGAATTGGGTGCTCGCTTTCAGGGCTACATACCTTGAAAATTAAAGAGACAGATAGACTTGAAGCACTTAAGGTTGAGCTCTCTAAGTTGGGAGCCCAAATTGATGTAACTAATTCAGAATTGTTTTTAAAGCCATCATTAACTATTAAGTCGGAAGTGACAATAGATACTTACAATGATCATAGGATGGCTATGGCATTTGCTCCATTGGCACTTAAAGTTCCCCTATATATAAATGATGCAGAAGTAGTATCTAAATCATATCCCGATTTTTGGAGGGATATGGAACAGATTGGATTCTTGATATCAGAGCAGTAA
- a CDS encoding nucleotide pyrophosphohydrolase, which yields MDIKNAQQEVDNWIQDHGVRYFNELTNMAQLTEEVGEVARIIARRYGEQSEKESDKEKDLGEELADVVFVVLCLANQTGINLQEAFDKKMDKKTKRDHDRHHNNEKLK from the coding sequence ATGGACATTAAAAATGCTCAACAAGAAGTAGACAATTGGATTCAGGACCATGGGGTGCGCTATTTTAATGAACTAACTAATATGGCACAACTTACTGAAGAAGTTGGAGAAGTAGCTAGGATAATTGCAAGGCGGTATGGAGAACAGTCAGAAAAGGAATCTGACAAAGAAAAGGATTTAGGTGAAGAATTAGCTGATGTAGTATTTGTGGTGCTTTGTTTGGCAAACCAAACAGGTATCAACCTACAGGAAGCATTTGATAAAAAAATGGATAAAAAAACAAAGCGTGATCACGATCGTCATCACAATAATGAAAAACTGAAATAA
- a CDS encoding tRNA threonylcarbamoyladenosine dehydratase: protein MSWLERTELLVKEEGIKKLQQSNVLVVGLGGVGSFAAEFLARAGIGRMTIVDGDVFDITNKNRQLPAIDSTIGAYKATVMANRIKEINAEINLTVYNEFLSPERAYELVDESFDYVLDCIDSVTPKLNLIIAAKRKKVKIVSCMGAGGKLDASKVKVNDISKTRDCMLAKHMRKRLKKEGIFKGIKAVYSTEVQRIDSLKETDGTNFKRSYYGTISYMPAAFGLQAAATAINYLLDKR from the coding sequence ATGAGTTGGTTAGAACGTACCGAATTATTAGTAAAAGAAGAGGGGATTAAAAAATTACAGCAGTCTAATGTACTTGTTGTTGGATTAGGTGGCGTAGGATCATTTGCGGCAGAATTTTTAGCTAGAGCAGGTATTGGTAGAATGACAATTGTTGATGGAGATGTATTTGATATTACAAATAAAAACAGGCAATTGCCCGCAATTGACAGTACCATTGGAGCCTATAAGGCAACTGTTATGGCTAATCGTATTAAAGAAATTAATGCAGAGATAAATCTTACAGTTTATAATGAATTTTTATCCCCTGAAAGAGCTTATGAGCTAGTTGATGAATCATTTGATTATGTGTTAGATTGTATTGATAGTGTTACCCCAAAACTAAATCTTATAATCGCTGCCAAGCGTAAAAAAGTAAAAATAGTTAGCTGTATGGGGGCTGGAGGGAAATTGGATGCAAGTAAGGTCAAAGTAAATGATATTAGTAAAACTCGTGACTGTATGTTAGCCAAACATATGCGTAAACGCCTTAAAAAGGAAGGGATTTTTAAAGGGATAAAGGCCGTGTATTCTACAGAAGTGCAACGAATAGATAGTCTTAAGGAGACGGATGGGACCAATTTTAAACGTTCTTATTATGGGACCATAAGTTATATGCCAGCTGCCTTTGGATTGCAGGCTGCAGCTACTGCGATTAATTATTTATTAGATAAAAGATAG
- a CDS encoding TatD family hydrolase: MPFINIHTHHKEKDENTVSIVNQYPKSRFYEGYHSVGIHPWYIDETKLNDDFKRLEQMLLNSNCLAVGECGIDRNIRTNLDLQIEIFKHQIVLSEKYQKPVVIHCVRAYDDIIRLKKEWKPTQPWIIHGFNKKIEVAQPLVKNKIFLSFGKALLSNSAVGNTFANIPFDAFFLETDDAEIMIEEVYTKAIELRSITMDDLKNHLCNQFKTLFLK; the protein is encoded by the coding sequence GTGCCTTTTATAAATATTCATACCCATCATAAGGAAAAGGATGAAAATACGGTTTCAATAGTGAATCAATATCCTAAGTCAAGATTTTATGAAGGTTACCACTCTGTTGGGATTCATCCCTGGTATATTGATGAAACAAAATTGAATGATGATTTTAAAAGATTAGAGCAGATGCTCCTTAATTCAAATTGTCTGGCAGTAGGAGAGTGTGGGATTGATAGAAATATTCGAACAAATCTAGATCTACAGATAGAAATATTTAAACATCAAATAGTGCTTTCTGAAAAGTATCAAAAACCGGTTGTTATTCATTGTGTTAGAGCGTATGATGATATCATAAGATTAAAAAAGGAATGGAAGCCTACTCAGCCATGGATTATACACGGGTTTAATAAAAAAATAGAGGTAGCTCAACCTTTAGTGAAAAATAAAATATTTCTTTCTTTTGGCAAGGCTTTGTTGTCTAATTCAGCTGTGGGGAATACTTTTGCAAATATACCTTTTGACGCTTTTTTTCTGGAAACAGATGACGCAGAGATAATGATAGAAGAGGTATACACGAAAGCAATTGAGTTGAGAAGTATAACTATGGATGACTTGAAAAACCATCTGTGTAATCAATTTAAGACATTATTTTTAAAATGA